The Rissa tridactyla isolate bRisTri1 chromosome 6, bRisTri1.patW.cur.20221130, whole genome shotgun sequence DNA segment TTGGCATTTTCTCCCAATGGACGGTTCCTGGCTACTGGAGCAACAGATGGAAGAGTTTTGCTGTGGGATATTGGGCATGGCTTGATGGTTGGAGAATTGAAAGGGCACACGGACACTATCTACGCGCTCAGATTCAGTAGAGATGGGGAGATTTTAGCATCAGGTAAAGTTCACTGGAAACGGTGAAGCTGCTGTTGTGTTCCATAAATCTGAAGAGGAGTGATATAATTGATTTCTTAAATTGAGGAAGACAAAGTAGAATCACTTGCttagcaaaagcagcagcttaaAACTGCTGGTACAAGGCGAGTACTTCACTGGACTGTGAGGTAGGACCCTCTGCTACTCCAGGAACTGAAGGAAAGGTGTTGTGCTGTTAGACAATAGTGAAGGTTGGGATCCGCGTACAGTGTTGGGGCTGGAATCTGATGTTAGAAATAACTCTAGGGCAGACAAGAAGAGGCTGGGCTAGAGAGGGACAGGATGCTGGAATGGGAGCAGGATATCCAGCAGGACTgaaaagaagggagaggaaaggatAGAAAGGAAGATGAATTATCCAGACCCTTACTGGTTTTTTTGATGATAAGATCTTTATATAGATACATATGTGTAATATTAACAATCAGGTCTACGAGCAGCAGAACTTGTGAAGCTGCTTGTTCTTCCTGCCTGTCCAtgtggattctctggtgtctaataAAGCAGAGCTCCTTTGCCAGTTTTCCCTTCACAGAGGCACAAAGTTTTGTCTTTTCATCATTAGAGAACTTTCTTAAAATGTATAAGAATTTAATGAATTTGAAACTTGTTCTGTTCCCTCAACTGGTTGAAATTAGCCAAAAAATTAAAGTTACTGCCAGAAGAAACAATGGACAGACCCTGTGATTATATCAGGGTAACTTCCTCATGAAACCAGACTAGGAATATTCTACATTTATTTAGTATGTTCCTAAATGCAGTGCAGTGAGAATCCTCAGTGAGCCACTACTGCGGGAGTGGAAGCCAACAGACGGGATGGGTTTGATCCAGCATGCAGGGTGGATGCTTCCATTTATCTCCCAGTGCTACAGTGAAAGCATGGGCCACTGGGGCCGCAAAATTCTGTTGTTTTCCCTGTATCGAACAAAAACCACTATGATGTGACTTAGAATTGGCCTCTAACCCACAGGATGGTCCTGCTTTTTCAGTGCTAGGTGATATAATCCAAACCCAAATGTTCTGAGAGAGTTCTTTGTGCTTTATCCACAGGGCATTCAGTTTAGATTACAGGAAAGCTGAAATCCCGGTAGTTTTTATGTGTGGATTGAGTATGTTAGAGGCTTGCTGGTCTGTTTCCTTGCAGGACGAGGGCATAAGTCTACCGTTACGAGCAAGCCTGCTTTTTGAGCTTTAATTTCTGTTAACTTGCTCCCTAGTAACTTTTAAATGTAccctttttattaataaaagaaagGACTTAAAACTGtggttcttctttctttttaggtTCAATGGATAACACAGTTCGTCTGTGGGATGCCGTGAAAGCATTTGAAGATTTAGAAACCGATGACTTTACTACAGCCACTGGACATATAAACTTGCCTGAAAACTCGCAGGATTTGTTACTAGGTACATACATGACCAAATCAACCCCCGTTGTACACCTGCATTTTACACGCAGaaacctgctgctggctgcaggagccTACAGCTCACAGTGAGTTGGGAAGCTGTGATGAGGACGGTGCCAAGTCACTGCAGTAGTGACCTCAGGATGCGAGACGAGGAGGAATGTCTTCTACAGGTGGACCCCACTGGTCTGttgcaggaaaaaattaaactgtgtaaACTAGTGCAAGCAGCGTCTTCTCAGTTCTGCCATTTCATATTTATCCACAGTTTGAAAATGCTGGAGATTAACAAGACATCGTGGCTGTAAAAGAAGGAATTGTTCATGGTGCTTTtgataaaaaatatatatatgtgtatatgaaaATGGCTGTCTCCTCTCAGAGATGGTATTGATCTCTGCTGAAACTTGTGGAAACTTAGCAGCCTTGGTATGTGTtctcaaatgattatttttttttttaaagcacttaatTTATGGTTAGCAAATGTTTAATCAGTCTCAGACACAAGCAAAAACTGTTCAGTTTCAGAAAAGAAGAATGTCGTTTAATTCACTGTAGCCTGGGCTGGGCAACAGGTATGGTGAGAGTATCACAGCAACAAACGGGGCATTGAAAGAGTACGTCCTACAGGCAGAGGCCTGTGGGCAGCTGCCACGAAGTCACTGAAAAGTTTCAAACTCCTGTGGTCTTTTGAGGTATCAGAAATGCAGATCTTGTTATTCTGTTTTCACAGGTAGCCTGTAAGTGCGGTAAGCAACCTGAAGTGCAATGTGAACTTTATTTACTTTCATACTTTATTgtatgaaggggaagaaaaaagggggtagGGGGACTGAGGCATAACTGGAATACCTGTTATTAAAAGAGCGGACTTTAACCCTTTTATGTTGTATTAGATCTAAAAGACCTGCATAAGGTTTAATATATCAAAATTTAAAACTAGCCAAGAAATTGAAACATTGCAGAGTAAAAGGATTAATAGGTCCTAAGTGTATTACCAGGTTTCTTTTGAAAGGCAGCATGCCTGCTGAAGTGATGATTTCCACCCGCAAAAATGTTGTACCCCATTAAGTCCTCCCGGGCAAGCAATAAAGCTCAGCGCTTTATTTCTAAGGAGGAGTAAAACATGTAAAACACTGGGAAGTATAACTTTTTTCCAGGTCTCCGGACAGAAAACACCACCACCAGAGGACAAACCCAGTTGGTGTGGTTTTGGATTTATTGTGGTGCGTTTTTGTAgtttcatttggggtttttttacttgttttttttttttttaaatctcttacaAGCTGTATACAGGGAAATCTGTTTTATGTTCCTCATTACTTTCCAGTAAGGGCTTGGACACTTGAACGATCTGCTGGCTCTctagtgaaaataaaaacaagacttGACATTTCTACAGTAAAGTAAATGGAGAACTACCTCCCCTCTCATCCATTCTCTTAACTCTTGGAGTAAAGGTATATTACAGGCATTATACATCAAAGTAAAGGGTGGAAAACTTATTAGGAAGATCACCTggaacttttctttaaagaaaaaaaaacctaaattattttggtgggtttttttgtgtaatgGTACCTCAACAAAATTTTTTGCTCTCGATTGGATCTCGGTTAGATTTAAGTACTGTTATGGTGAATCAAACAAGTTTACCTAAAACAAAGCATGTAGTTTTGACAGCTTAAAGAAAACACTGCCGCATTCCAGCTTTGTATTTTGTACAGTTTTATACTTTTGATATTATAATAAATACTAAAACCACATAGTTTGTGTCTGTATGTTACAAGAAGGTATCTTCTTCTCTTGATAGCTGCAATGGAAGCAAAGTTATTTAGAAAGGGTTAAGTTGATGACTAGCCATTTCATGTAACTCTTGTTCTAAGGGTAGGTGATGGGTTCTACCTAATTAGATCTATTGCACTGTTGCAACTGTTATTGCTGTGGGAAGTTGTATGCAGCAGAGGCCATTGATGCAAGCAAACTCATAGGAGAGGGAGAAGGCTACATTTATTCAGGAGGCCCAGCACATACACGTAACTTTAAGAATACATGAACTAGCGTGAGAGAGCACAAAGACCCTGTaatttatctctttattttttttttccagcaatatgCCCACCTCCTGCTGCCTTGTTTGGGAAGTGTATTTGCATGCTTTAGCATCAGAAGTCCCAGGTTCAAGCCCTGCTGCTGGCGCCCTTCCATAAACCACAATGCTGTATAACCACACTCGCACATCAGCACTAACAGGACATCTAAGGAAGGTACTGAATTTTAACTGAGATACAGAAAGACACTGTTGAGAATGTGATAGGAAAGTTCTAGCGTTAGGCAGGGAGGGGGGCTGTGTGTATCTAACTGTGGTAGGAACACCTCATTTATTAAGAGGCTATGTCCAGGAAGAAGCAGCACTGAACTACTTCAGTCACTGTTTATGAATGTGCAGACCTATGAGAGCTTAACATCATCAGCAAAGCTGGTCTTTCTGGCAGTTACCTCTGCAAGAGAGGCCAGTAACAGAAAATGCTCAAATACCATAATTTGATCAGTCTATATTGACAGGCTTTCCATCCAGGTTCTGTGCAAAATACAGACGACTGAGGCAGAAGTTGTAATCTGCATTGTATTAGTAACAGGGAAGGAGTCATGGCTTCCATGTAAGCTACTAACTTGGAATGCAAAAAATGGGAGCAACCAGGTAACTGCAAATCACATAAGCTTATTGTTATCCACTATGACATGGAAGTGTGGGAGATTCTTTGATCAGTTGTAAGCTTTGTGCTGGCATTATGGTCATGTTGCTGTGGTCTTTCTTAGGTTATAACAGGTGCTCGGAACGCTTTAGGATTATAACAGTTTAGTTAAGATAGTAATGACAGGAATCAGCTACTCCATCTCCACTACAAATAACTATTtatgacagaggaaaaaaaaagagtgccacatttctgcttttttgcaCCACTTCATATTTCCAATAaaacaagtaattattttattagtCATCAGCTTCCATTACACTGACACAGATTGGAGGTTCAGACATGCCAGCAACCTGCCAAGAGAGATCAAACATAGCAAGCCTTACACAGTGGTACTAAGTAACTGAACATCCCCTTTCCCTAAGTCCAAACAATTTTAATTATGAGCAGGCAAATTTCAGGACACCTAGGAAAAAAATGACTGATGTCCCTTTAACGTACAACAACAATGCTCAAACTTGTTGTTTTCTACCCCTTTATTGCAGACTATGAGGACAGcccatatttcttttcaaaatgcgacttcagtggaaattttgtatttgaaagtgACTCTAGAATTTTGTAGCACTTGGTTGTTGCTATACCAGAGCAACTCCAATTGCTTCTATATGGGCCTTGCATAATCAGGTATGCTAATATATATGCTTCCATTGTATGGTGCTCTTTTACTCTGTTCAAAGCAAGGTATTAACAGactgcatttatttctgcttGGAATTCTCTAATACAACTAAGTCCTCAAATAATACTTTATTATTTCAATAACCTAGAAAGCAAGTTATCCCTACTTTACAGCAGGCAGACCAGAGGCACCTAATAGTTGTAGACAAAGCCTGATATACCTAGCTGCAACACCCTTCCATTCCTCCTTCCTTGCTTACTCTTCCTCCCTGCATGCCGTCCCTAGTCCTGTTTGCCATgtcagaagaacaaaaagaataCTAGTATCTCATACTTTCTGCTTCCCCCTTTAACAACCTACTTCATTCAGAATGCCCCCTAATAAGTTGATGCCATAGTTTAGTTGAGGTTTAAAATGATAAATATGAAGTTCATATATCTGTGTTTCTCTCTCTATCTCTAATTATATTGTATTATTAGCAACTTGTCCTTTGTCACTCTCTTCCTGGGCTGATATTGAAGCATTTTGGTCCTGGAAGAATATCAGTCACTTACCATTTACTTATCTGCCACAGCAGGAGTTTTCTTTTTAGGTCTAAGCTTGAAATACAAGACGAGCATTGCAACACCTGTGTATGTTGCTATTACATACTAGAAAACATAAAAGTTAAGTTTAGTTTCAGTCTAAAGCCCAGAAAACACCATTATACTAGACTACAAAAGTTAAAATACATAATACATACATTCCTCCTGCCTGTGATGGTGTAGGAATTGAAGTACTTCTGAAATCCCGTGAACTGGTGTTGAGATCCTGAGTCATGGCCAGCCATGGCTGCTTGTCCTAACAAGCAATACAGGACAGTTAACACATTTAAAGTCAGTTGGACAGGATCAACAGCAAAATCAAACTAATCTCTACACTGAACTTAATACTTTCATTGTCAGCTTTTAAATCTGCTTTCAGGACATTCAACAGACAGTGGACACACATAGAGAGCAGGCACGTTCAGAGCCTGCTCAAGGTACAGAACAGGTGACGTGAGCAGATAAGTGAAAGAGGGGTTCTGATTTATAATTTTCAGAGTTCATTCAACAAAGTTtaaatatgggggaaaaaagaaatcagtatgatgacaataaaagggaaaattccTCAAAGCACTTATAAAGAGACCTGCCAGTCATGCCTACACAAATTCAACATGCAAATTTCTACCAAATGTTCAGGAATCCGCAATACCTAATTAAGATAAATCTTCACTGGTTCAGCTACGAAACAGCTTCAATTACATACCCAAAAACTTGGTGACAAGATTCTGACTAGACCGCTACTCTGTTTTGTGATTCAAGATGCTGCTTTACAAATTTTACACTGTATTAGAGTGCAAGTGTTGTTAATAAGAACTGCCCTGCTCTCAGTTGCACATTTCTATTGCTAAGATGCAAGTGAGATCTTGCCCACCCTAGTATTCACAAATCtggataaaaatataaaatttttttttctagtttttagcTAGATCAGCAAGTTACTTGAGCCAGCTACGAAGTCTCAGAGGTGCTTTCACAGGAACAACAAAAACACTAAATACATGAGGACACACTTCTGTATTTTGTCTGTGTTTGCACCAAAGTTTCAGGTCTACTGTAACAAGTTCATTGGCACAAAAGCCTGGCATAGCTACAGTAGCAAACCTGCAGGTTCACTGAATGGTTGAGGTTGACAGCTCTGGAGATCACATAGTCCAACCTcaacctgctcaaagcaggggcagCTACAGCAGGTCACTCAGGAACATGCCCAGGCAGGCATTTAATatcttcagagatggagactctaAAACTGGTCTGTGATTGATCACCCTTACAatcaaaagaattttctttttaatgtttagaaatatatttctctaATATTTAAGGAGGTTTTATGTTTAGGACAAACATCTGTTGTTTATCTTGTAACTCACCTCCAAAGAGGCACACATGCCACACGGTTACCTACCAAACCAGGCAGATGCTGCAGTCACCAGTTCCCCAGAAGAGGGATACAAAAAACCGCTATGCTCATTAACACAGCTCTTATGCCAATGCAATCCAGTAATGCATCTCTGGTGTATAATCAGGTAAGTGTGCCCTGTCACTGGATTTACTATGTAATAACTAAAAAAACTTAACAAAATAACGCCATAAACACCCGCCATACATGATTTGGAAAGCCAAGGTCATCTTTTCTTATGCCTGCCCGATACCAAAGGCTGGAAAAGAGTCACTGCGACCTTCCGAGGACGGCTCAGAGCCCAGACATCACAACACAGCTTTTCCCTTCCGGAAGAGCCCAGTGCCCTTGCCAggcccgtcccgccccgccgcctgccctgACACGGGGCGCCACCGGCtgccgcccccgccccagccccgcacagAAGCTGGGCCTACGCCGCTGACAGCCGCCACCCCGGCGCTCCCTCGCCTCAGCTCGAGTTGGGCCGGGGAAAGGAACGCGGCGGCGCCCGGTACTCGGCGGGGAGCGACACTGCGGCTGAAGGTCGCGGCCGCCCCGGGGGACAGCCACGGCTCGTCACCGCCGAGAGCCGCGCTGCCGCCCAGCGGCGCAGCCCTACAGGAGGAGGCGCGGGCAGGGGCCTGCGGCCGAGGCGGGCACCCTCCCCCGCGGCGCCCCGGGTACCTCacagccgccgccgtcccgccgccgcgCTCTGCCCTTCGCCAGCGCCCTCCCACAAAATGGCGGACGCCGAGCGCCGCGCGCAGCCAGCGCGGATTGGCTGCACCCCCCCGCAGCGAGCGGCTTCTCCCCGCCCCCTTCCTTCTGGTTGGCTGAGAAGCCGCCTCGCCGCTTCCGCTCGCCCTTTGCCCTTTGCCCCGCGCATTACTTCCGGTGGGGTCGCAGTGCTGCACGCGTGTGGTTCCCGGTCCCCGTCCCCTTCCCCTTCTCGGGCTCCCTGGCACGGCCTAGGGCGGGCGGCAGCGAGCGAGGAGCTGCGGGGGCCcaagcggcggcggccgccgggaaggtaaggcaagggaaggcaaggccaggccaggccaggccctTGCGGGCAGAGCTCCGACCCTGCCTGGTCCGGCCGCGCGGCGTGGCCGGTGCTGCCAGCTCCGTTACCGGCTGTGGAAGGCGTCCCTGCTTCTTAGCCTAGCCCTTTGGCGGAGCGTGCCTTGATGAGCTTTAATTTTACTACGTGCCTTCACGCGTAAAGTAGTTTTACGTGTCTAAAAAGACTACTTTAAATTTGACAAAACAGTGTTTTAGTGCTAATTTCTGTATTGTTAACCAAAGTAATAAATAGGATGCGAGTCGTGACTTAATAAATAAGGTGTGGTTTACTGATTGAAGCACAATAAGGTTAAACACACCTATTATGTATATAGATAGGCAGATGTAGCTTACACAGAGATGTATCAAATTATATTAACATTTAAGGACGATATCCCTTACCCTTAAGCAGGCCAAGCTTACTCCGCCTTTCAGTCACAACCTTCTGCTTGATGGCTGAAGCTGGTAATTTCAGCTTGCCTAATGAAGGTAATAAAGATCTGTTCAGGTAACTTACGGCTAAAGCAGTTTTATGAATATCTATGTGGTGCATGTATCTGCCTTAAAAAATTAATCCTTTAGTACAGTTGGACAGTAGTAAAAAGCATTAGGAATGCACATATTTAGATGGATCATTGCAACACTTCCGTGTAGCCATCTGAATTCTTTCTGAGTTTGGGGGTAGTTTTGTCTTAAGTCTCTTTGGTGTTTTTGAGGAACAGGTGTAACAACTACCCCTTTAATCTCTGTTTTGTCATTTGTCCTGTAGAGGTGCAAGTATGCCATCCATGGAAGAAAACTTTCCTCGAGGGGGCATCCAGAAAAAACCCACGGAGGGAAAAACACCAAACGCAAAATTAGAGCGGGACAATTTGTTTGATGTATGTTAGTTACATATTCTTGATTAACTCTTCTCAGAGATTTTCTGCTGTCAGAATATGACCTGCAATCCTTCCTATCCCTTACTTCTATAGCAGGGACTTCCAGAAAGAGAAGGCTGCTGACACCCGACTTTCTCCTGGTCTCTTAAAGATCCCTGATGTCTGGTGCATGTTGAATGTGACGATAAAGTTCAATTAAAATTATCGATCGGGCTTTAGCTTTTAAACTTTCCACAAGCATCTTGTCCCGAGGTGCTTGTGTAGTGAGGCTGGTGTTAGTGGATATGGACTAAGTTTggtctttctttctctgctagTAGAGCATCGTGCAGATCGCTTCCACCACTCTTTTCCATTCCCTAGATTCACAGTTTTATAAATGATCAGCCTCAGCCCAAAGGAGATACTTTGGAAGACTTGCATGTAGACGTATAGCAGTTAGCAAggttgttctctctttttttttttttttctccgattCTagtattttcttctgattttatttctggCAGCAGGGTTCTGCCTTAGTGCAAAGTTCATTTCTTTATCCACTTTTAtgtttttccatctctgcttATAATCTGCTTTAGGTTCAACATGAAGAACaatccaagaaaagaaaaaggagccaaAGTGatcaaggaaagcagaaaaagttcAAGGCAGACAAAACAGCTGCTGCTAAAGACAGTGTTGTGAATATTGAACCACTCACAATCGAGGTTTGTGGATAGATGTTTGACTTTGTGTGCATCTCTCTTCTGCGGTGTGTAAAAATGACATGTTCTTCCTCACTAAACCTATAAAATATAGCAGTGATTTGGGACAAAAGTGTCTTTACAGCCCTGTTATCACTAACTTGCCAAGGTATCTACCATATGCTGTTCTTCTTGCTTTCCCAGGCAGTCTGTGAGGGGATGCTGCTCCTTGGTTGTGTAAAGGAGGTCAGTGACTACGAGCTAGTTGTCAGCTTGCCCAATGGACTTTCAGGATTTGTGCCGGTCACACAAATCAGCGATGCCTACAGCAAAATGCTGAGCAAGCAGGTGGCCCAAGGAGAACTCCTGGAGGTGAGACCTTGGACTGGGGCTGTGATTTGTGCCTGGGAGCTAAGGAGTGTTAATAATACTTCAGAACCAACCCTGAGGTCTTGCTTAGAAGCCTGGTTTCTGGTGTCTTGCAGCTGACTTGAATTTGATCATCTGCAGTGCCTTAGGCTTGGTGAAATAATCCTTGGAACTTCTAGACAGCCTGTTGAACGTGAAGAGATTTGTGTGGCCTGTCTGCTGCTGAAGCTAAATACTGATCCCTGGCTGTAGGCGATGGGGAGAAGAAGTTAGGGAAGTGGTTGGAAGATGATGTCAGGGCACATTTCATTGTGTGCCTCATGCAACGTGCTGCTGTGTAGTGCTAACATAGACTGACCTTGGTTTGGAGCTGGCCTTCCTAAGCAAGCTACAATTTCCTTATAATGATGACTGCTAGGAAGAACGAGGATGGAATAATCTATTATGCTGTCTCTCTAGTGTTAGTGTTCCATAAATTTTTCCAAGATTGTGTGGAATGTGGTATCTGCTAGCTGTGCTAgtcttttggtggtggtggtttttccTGCTAAAGAAGGAGATGAGGTTGGGGTCGTTGTTGGTTGTGTAGGTACATTTTCTCAGCTGCAACTTCCTGACTCCGATGCACACAGTATTCCTTTTTAAGCAAAGCCTACTAGACTTGCTAACATCGTGTAACGTCATCCCTCCCTCTATATTGAGATCCTGGCGTTTGTGGCATTTCCTGTCTTTTATTTTAGCGTTTACAGAGAAATAGGACTTTCCTACGGGATTTTGATTTCAAAAGCTATTTCAGTAAGACGTTCTGGCCTtcttatattatttattattgtaaaATTTGCATGTTTCTCTCTTGATCATCTTGCTGGGCAGGACTTGAATTCGCTCCCGGACATGTATTCTCCAGGGACACTGGTCAGGTGCATTGTGACCAGTGTTGAGAAAAGTGCTGATGGACGTCGGAGTATCAAATTATCGATCGACCCCAGGAAGGTCAATAAGGGTCTGAATGCTTCAGCATTAGCATCAGGCATGGTATGTGTTCTGGGTCTGTCACAGCCTCTCTAAGCTTTGGAAGTGCCTCTTGTACAGTGCATGGGGGAACATTTCACTTTGTCCTTGAATGGGATCAGAGCAGAACGTGGAGCTGCTCCCACCATGGATGAGACCTGGGAGGAGGGGGCACTATTGGGTCTTGGTTCCAGGTTGTCACTCATTCACCTGATTCTGTTTCAATATGGACAAGTTATTTAATGACTTATTTCTGAGTagatttctttgttatttatcTAGAGAATAATATTTAACCTGCTTTGCAGAGGTGCTTAGTTGTTTAGGTTTTGTGTATCCAGCTCTATGATTGCAGGCAGGTGCCTGCAATTAGAGCACCTGCTATTTT contains these protein-coding regions:
- the ATP5MK gene encoding ATP synthase membrane subunit K, mitochondrial is translated as MAGHDSGSQHQFTGFQKYFNSYTITGRRNYVIATYTGVAMLVLYFKLRPKKKTPAVADK